Part of the Candidatus Binataceae bacterium genome, AGCATCAGCGGAATGATCGCGAGGGCGAACGGCACGTCGGCAAAATCGTGCAGCGGAATCGGAATCCAGTAGAGCGAGCCGGTGAAAGCGGCGAGGCCCTGCAGCCACGACCATGCGAGCACGCGCCGCATCGACTCGCCGTCGATCGCGTAGAAGAACGGCACGAACGCAACCCACGCCAGCAGGCTCACCTCGAATTTCGGAAATGCCAGCGCGAGCGCGAGGCCGCTGGCGACCACAAGAGCAGTGCGCGAAGCCGCGTTAGAAGACATATCTAAACAAACTGCCCGAAGATCGCGTCGAGCGGAATGACGCCGGCGCACGGCGGATGGCCGTCGAAGTGTTCGAAGATTGCGTCGGCGTCGCGCCAGCTCGCGACCAGGGCCGAGAAGCATCGCGGCTCGAGCACGAGATCGCCGGCCAGGCGCCACTCGCGCTCGTGTGTCCAATCAATTGCGGGCGTGCGATCCATCTCGATAGTCACGACGCGCCAGCGTTCGTCGGGCGCGAGGAGTTCCATCGCCTCGTGCAGCGGAAGGTAGATGACGGGACGGGCGCCATGTTTGAAAGCATAGCGTTTGTCGATCGCGATCCCGAACGGCTCGTAGCGCCGCCGATTACGCCGATCGAGCAGCGGTCCGAGCTCATCGAAGGGCGCATCGAAGAGGCTCACCACGGCACGCCGTCCGCGAATCATGCGCCGCGCGCCTTTCACGACGCCTTGCTCGATGATCGCGATCAGGTTGTCGAGCGCCGACGCATTCTTCGCCGCGCGCGTGAAATGCGTGAGCATCGGTGCCGAGGGCAGAGCGAGTTCGCGCGGCTTCATCGTGACAAGGCGGCGCGGCGTTGCCTGGCTGGAATTGACGCGAGGCGAGCTTCCAGGCGGCGTTGACGCGCGAACATCTTGCGCGCCTCTGCCGGCGAGCGTTCATGATCGTAGCCGAGCAGATGCAGGAATCCATGCACTAGCAGAGTCCTGAGACGCGCTGCGGGAGCGATGCGATATTCGCGGGCTTGCGCGAGCGCGGTATCGATCGAAATCACGACATCGCCGAGGGGAGAACTGTCGACGTCAGGAATCTCAGGCAGCTTTTCGGGCTCGGCCCCGGCCACTTCAAGCTGCGAGAACGAGAGCACGTCGGTTGGCGCATCTTTGCCGCGAAAATCACGATTGAGCGCGCGGATCGCGCGGTCCGATGTGAGAGTCAGCGACAGTTCGCAATGCTCAACGCGCGTCAGATCGAGCAGGCGCTCCGCGTCGGCACGCAGGCGCGAGGCATACGCGCGTCCGCGCGCCGTGGCGCATCGGAATTCCACGGCCACGCGCGTCA contains:
- the ybeY gene encoding rRNA maturation RNase YbeY, which translates into the protein MAVEFRCATARGRAYASRLRADAERLLDLTRVEHCELSLTLTSDRAIRALNRDFRGKDAPTDVLSFSQLEVAGAEPEKLPEIPDVDSSPLGDVVISIDTALAQAREYRIAPAARLRTLLVHGFLHLLGYDHERSPAEARKMFARQRRLEARLASIPARQRRAALSR